GCAACtactttctattttatttttaatttagtgtgATGGCTTCAGTCATAAGaaccaataatgtttttttccgttaacccaaattttaagaaacggaacctttttttatggttccggagccaaaatggcaaaaacggaacccttatagtttcgccatgtctgtctgtctgtccgtccgtccgcggctttgctcagggactatcaatgctagaaagctgtaatttagcacggATATAttagtaaactatgccgacaaaatggtacaattaaaaattcaaaaaaaaattttttagggtacctacctcccaaagacgtaaagtgggggtgttttttttctcatctaaccctatagtgtggggtaggtatcgttggatagatcttttaaaaccattacaggTTTGCTTAGACGGATTtttgattcagtattttttttgcgaaatattcaactttaaagtgcaaattttcattaattatcGCGCGTccattcaaatttcaatttttttttcaaatcttttttaaattcaaagtttcatttcaaattcaaaattcaggatggtagtaagtatatcaaactttcaaggaaaactataacggctaagtttgcttgagtaaatagcagtctaaggtataaaatatacctaaacttggaagattccgtatgaaatacgaaatccttagaaaaatattacttaattttttcgtaatggctacggaaccctaatttgggcgtgtccgacacgctcttggccggtttttttttaacttagaaCGCTAATgttcagataactgatgatcaaaactagtaaagttcatgaatggtgagctataacgCATTGAATCGTTGTTGCCCATTACTGGGTACTACTTCATCATTCATTCATGGGTCATACTCCATGACTGGTGCGGTCACCCTAGTAATCagtaattcatttatttgctcaaacatggtacaaagaagatggtttacatacaatttatagtgCGACATGTTTGTAAtcatttaatttcttctcttttactCGTATTTCTGTCGGAAATGACAAGATCAGTTCGTAATTTATCTTAACGTATATCCCATTGtagggcacaagcctcctctcacaatcagagggcttgggccgcatcTGGTGAAAATcggaaacttcacacaaaccactggatttcttcgcaggtgtgtaaCGCTGatgctccgtttccaccagagatgagcgaggatgtattgcgaggaatgagtttttttattaaccaataggaacggCCAATAGGAGCctttgagatgtggtgctggaggaGAATGAAAGGCATAAGTTGGATGGAAAGGAAGACCAATGAGGAAGTCTTGGGAATGGTTGAAGAACGGAGAACAATCCTGAACACTATAGATGCTAGACGCGGGAATATGATCGGGcatttgatacgacacgacgacttcttcaaaacaattaaggaaggaaagatcgaggggaagataggaagaggtcgacctaggcgcagccacatcgatcagataagggagaaagtcggcgtcgcgtcgtatcaagaggtcaagaggatggctcaaaggagggatgtgtggaagatactccaccgacaagagtataacTGTTTAGTTAAAGAAAAAGAGAGGAACGGTTAATTTACCTAGCCTCATTCCgcttagctgtttccaccagagcagtgctgtgcgaggataggaaaatgaagcgtttctattggttaatgtaAAACACATCCTCTCTCATCTTTGGTAGAAAAGGAGGCTCAACCTAACCTCTGTTTGATTCCTTCACAACTTTCAAACGTATTTCTAGGAATGGGCGgaaattcgttttacattcgGTTTTACTGAATTTCGGCAGCTTGAGCCGAACTTCAGCATTCGgccgaaattcggtttaaatgccgaacattcggcactagaaaaaaagaacctacttgtactatttcgACCGAAATCAATAGAAAGCATATCTGTCATATCATATCAGTAAAATACAtgcaataaaaaatcatttaactTAGTAAATAGCTTAGGTACCTATTCTTTTAATAAGCATCTTAATTAAAATtcgtaaattgaattaaaaaagaaaaagtttttgtttcgCAATTTTCACAAACTAGTActtatagtattattattactagtttagtatttttaatcattataGGGTGATTTTAACAACCGCCTTTAACAATCTATCTACTCttactcgtatttaaaatttactagagGCAGGTTATTGAACTTCGGTTCGGTTCGgccgaattttttatttttaccgaatgttcggccGAAGTTCTTATTCGTTTCAAACCACATTCGGCCCATCACTAGTAATTTCCCATAattataaattccgaaaaactcaaccCCACCAAACCAACTGAACCCACGACCGGcatgagagaccataggtctaACCACTAGAACATTTACCACGGCCTTTATCATTTATCTATTATCTGatacattttattgtaattaactttttccaaCGTAATAACATGCGAGCTTTCTCCCGCAACAATTTGACCACCAAAGTCATTTAAGTTGTTGCATAAAAAGGTATGGTAATTGTTGGTGGtcacatgtaggtacctacttatttaatagGCTGCGACTGATAAAATAACAATGCTGATGCGGGTTTGCTCGCGTGAAGCAGCATTTTACGAGAACGAATGAATCGATTTATGGGTGAAttgcactgatgtattaaactggtgaattgcaaaaaaattgtactaccatagggcacttgtcccaccgccgacgatgagcgagaagcgagtagagcgagtaactagaaacgattgggcgagcagcgagaagcgagtgtagttttgtcgctcggctgtaagcgagtgttcgcgtgcgacgggcgattactcgctcctctcgactcgctcgtgcggggcggccgccaagatgacatcgctgagcgagtatctatagctcagcgagttttatatctctagtcgctgcgacaaaagatgtaagagcgagttctcgccgacagtgtgaacagccagcgatcaactagtaatatatgtgtctcttttactcacacaggatcttatatcttagaaaatagtcgatagccaatcgtttcctcgctggcggtgagacaagtgcctagaCTTATCTAGGATTAAGGGCTTTagttaagaaaacttaattgaTTCCTTCTTttgtatagatgtcgctagcgtcactgctggctaaataagaaacaaacaagctgagatatgtggtgcataggggaaattcgtgtctgtaccgttgtccagcagtggtgtagcggtatagcacacggcacggaatgccgaggacctgggttcgattcccagtgctggtcttatttttctggtttttctgtgcatctatatttcagtttgtattttcaattttaattgatTCCTTTGTGTTACGAAAGTTAGTCATACAAACTACATTACATTTAATAGCGGATTAACTCAAAATGCTTCTGTATTACACTGTATTACATTATGAGTTCTATGTAGaggttagattaaaattattattcaataCAGTTTTATTTGGAGTTAATACAGTGCGAGTTATCATGTGCGCTATAAGGGTAACTTTCGTAACACAAAGGAATTGGTTTTCTTAACTGAAGCCCTTAATCAAATTTTTTGTAGTTCACCCTTATATTcctttgaaattaataaataaaacagttaaAAGAACCTCATATCGGCCTATAGTTCCCACGTGTTGCTAGTGTGGATTGAGAaatttacacacaccattgacttGCTTCCCTAGTTTGTGCAAGTCTCTTCACGATGGctctcgttcttctacgtaccCCACTTCTGAAGGGCTAatactaaattcgaaaatcgaggttcgtttattatttaatacgagagatggaaggtacgatacgatcttcgattttagaatttcgtagtagccctgccgattcgatcccgtagaaaGACCCCAAGCATATAAAATTTTTGCATTAGGTATAGTACGCTATCAGCTCGAGACgcttaccgtaaactgcttcaactttgccctctggccccaacattgcctgattcgatttatagtcgataactcagcaccctttaggttttttaaacttttatccctccgtaataataattcccttgtagataaaagtttagaacctataagagtgctcagttatcgactctaaatcaaatcaggcaatgttggggccagagggcgaAGTTGAAGTAGTTAACGGTACGCTATAGCAACATGTCAACTCAAATTCACTCACTCAAACGGTCATCACATGGCAATAACTTTCAGCTCCGTCACAGTCACTTACCTTTTAGGCGCCAGCGCATGAACTTTTCACAAAGTCACTGCTCTGTATTTAGGGACaggcaccagcaccaatatctgatacaacgtGCAtaaatctgatacgactctatttttagggccggtaggacgtatcagatattgcaCGCTCGGCTGCGACAGTGACTGGACCAGTGCCTTTGGTTTGATGTGCAAAATAAATGTCGCCCAGTGGTAGCTGGGGTGCATTATTCGTAGCAGGGAAGCAGgatttcattgatatagacctccgcaaagtaacacctgaatcaGTCAAATGAATTTCTTGATATCGACGTCTCGTCCTGAGGCCGAATAGTCTAACGCTTTGACATTCGCGATCGCATTTGCTATTCCTCTCCGCCTTAATTCACTAATCTTTGACAAAAACGCCTATCGTTTTGTCGAAGAAAGTAATCCTCATACTTTGGCAACCTTGTACTTAAATTCGGCCCGACGTCACGCTCCAGACGCCGAAGAAAGCCGCGGCGTCGGCGCACGTGTTGATTGTAATTGCTTATACACACAATGGTGCATCTTCCGTGAGAGCGTGGAATAATAGGGCTTGCTCTTAAATGTGGTTTTACTGGACGTGGTATGTCCGACAATACGTCAAGCTGATAAGTGATGCTTAAAAGAAATCATGGTTGCCTGTTCGGAAATTGAAAAGAGATGAGAAATAATTAATGTGATCTGCAagcgatagatggcgctggctaGTTAGATCTCAGGGTTGTAATTACTTCCTAGCGTGTGAAGTATGCTTACGTACTAGTGAAATAGtaaaaagtatgtaagtataatttaatgaccggtggtagattttttttgacattcataagtgcttgttatagcctaaattgaataaagatattttgactttgactttgactttaattccagtgcccagcagtaggacgtatataggctgggatgatgacaatgatgatgtaTATCAAATATGTAACATAACAcattttaacatttaattacAATTCAAACGTAAtcatcaataaaataatataaaatacaacatGTGAAAACCAGAAATTAAATCacaatcaaaatttataattaaataaataataaattcacaTAACACATTGATTTACTAATAGGTCAACTTGTGTCAAGcgtcctgtatttttttttcaaaaatgttaatCTTTTGCGGAAGTGCTAGCCAGTAATTAATCCACTATGGTATACAGTGTGTATTGTTGATAtagcctcaaactgtaaccagacgcaGATCTAAGTGCTTTGAAacgatattaaaacaaattgttaatttggAATTAACTGCCagagcgtaattttttttttttcgaacagcAATTTAACGCGTTCAATAATTgaatacgagagagaagcgttctgtgcaATAAGTGCgaagttttgaataaaaacaaagtagtgtcACGTAGTTATACATGGCGTGCTAATTTACttcataaggaaaataataagtcaaatttatttactaacacataataaagtgtgattattagggccttcaccaACTAACCTTAAAGTTTAAGGTCTTATCAAAAATATacgtgtatttgtatttatcacTCTCAGCGCGGTAAGGACGGGGTTCAAATCCCGACTAGAAACTTTTAGTGCATTGCGATTCACCAATATATAATGTTTATAAGTAACATGCagtttaaaaatgattaaactAAATCATTATTCTGTGGACGTATTTGTCTCGTGTAATTTACGATCATATGAGAAGTTTCAGCTTTCTACAATGATTTATGATCATCGCATGAGTGAATACTGAATCTCATTAAAGACTAGGTTTTACAATGTTTGAATTACGAATCAAGCTTCATTTGTCTTTAAGCGTCTCTTTATTTCAAATGCAAAAACGATCTCCTAAATATTTCACAGTGTTTCTTCTTCATCGAAAAGTCTTTGCAATTTGCATACCGTTTGTATCAAACGCGCCAACGCGCGTCAAGGCGCGCTTAAAACGCGGGTGGCAAAGGCTCCAAGCATCACCTTTTGATTTGAGATAGGGGCTTATAGAAATCAAAAGTTTCGTttgtttttttagttcttttacACGGGGGAGATGCCCGCCAATATGAGTGTTACATGTATCTGGGCTTGTGCTTGCTTAAtatgtgtgtatttgtgtgtctaacaagtatttaatacatttatttttaaccgtaAGTATTACTTGTTGTTTACATTGTATTTAACCCAATGTGTGTACATATTCAATATAAAGATTGATTTGTCCATTTTTACTTTTGATACAACACTAGTCCTACAATTGCctgatatgtatttttttttaatttcagatcGTACTCCTAATCTACGAGTACGGATTTCGCGTCGAGTACGAGGTACCCCCGAAGACCAAATACAAGCAAAACTGGATCGGCATGCTCAACGACTCAGACGCAAGCTTTGACAAGACTCACAGAGCAAACTTCAACATCGACAGAAATGCACTAAAGCTACTACCATTAATACTAAAAGCTATAAAACAGAACAAATATATGGATAAAGTCATAGATGACTCAAGTCAAACACCGAACAATGAAAAACATACGACTGAATTCCCTATCCAGAGAAACGTGTTCACAGATGCAAGAAATTGGATCAGAATGCCCCCGTCCAGAATGTATGCAATAGAGTACAAGACGTCACCAATAGTGTTTTTTAAATCAAGAAATTTAGAAACATTCGCAAAAGCCAGAAAAATGATGGAATCTCAGAGGATCATGAATTATTTGGACAAAATGCTAAGTGAGAAAGTAAATTCAGGGCCACTTCCTAACCAAGTTAAGAATGGAGAGTCTTCGAGTACTATTAAAACAACGACAGTTTCTGATGAAAGCCCGGCTAAAACATATCTACAATACATAGACACAGACAGTTTTAGAGAAAGGATAACACCTACATGGAAAGGAGAACCACCTGCTACAGAAGGAAAAGAGCTTGAGTCTTGCAAGTGTCCTAGTAATCTGGGagaaatactaaaaaaactTGCACGTAACATTGAACAGTTACTTCCAGACAGCAATGAACGAAAATTGGATATTTCAAAACCTTGTAGCAAGTCCAAAACGACCACTGTAACTCCAAATACCGTTACAACAaagaaattttcaaaaattacaaataaatctgGAAAAACGAATGAGGCTTCGTTAATCGAGCACCGTAATCAACAAAAAACACTAAGTGTAGAGCCAAAATTAGAAATGAGACCTGAAGAAAAacttataaatgcaaaaaatatcattgaaaatatacctaatcaaCAAAGAAGAACACCGCATAAAGATCTGTCAGACATTGTTATAGCAAGTTATAAGAAAAAACATAGTAAATGTAAAGGAACTGATCGCGATCAAACCACTACAGTTAAATGGAATATTGAACCTACGGAATTTATTACGTTTAATAGTATTACCACTTCTAAGCCTATGACTTCCAAGTCCATGACTACTAAGACCATGACTACTAGGCCAGTAACATTTAAGCTGGTTAGTTCTAAACCCACAACTATTAAACCCACTACTTCAAAACCAATGGCTGCTGTGACATCGACAAAATTGTGGCGTATCACAACTGAAGAAAATTTCGTTATAGCACATCAATATAATGAAAACATATTTTCTGGCTCTAAGGACTACTCTAAACAGTCAAAGTTTGCACATGTAGCTACAACTTTCAACCCAGAAGTTTCAATTGATAAAACGGTagatgaaattaaaacaaagagtaaaaaaatgtcactgaaacagtttttacaaaATCAAAAGGAAGGTCTATCTAAGAATAGACATTTTAAGGGCACCTTATCAGACGTTTATAAAGCAGAAATTTCAGATTTACCAGCCATGAAAACGTTTAATACAAAACGTAATCACAACGAAGAAAAGAAAGATTTTCAACCAAAAGTTGACTCTAATACAAcgaatatattaataaataatgaaatatctAACATACACGTAGACAATAATACTAAAACTAGGTCGGTTGAGTCCCTTATGGCAATAACTGACGAAGATTTTGAGAATATACTCCCTGAATTAATTGAAACCGACGCGATCCTACTAAACGAAACAGCGCTTGCGGAATCCCTACGTAAATTAGACATAAGTTCACAAGAAGTATCACAATCAATATTACCTCAGAGTAGGCCGTCTTTTTTAGAAATTCGACGCAATGAAGGGAGACACGATGATGCAGATTATGATCCAGACACTCTTAATAATTTAAACGTCTACGACTAGTTACAATTGTATTGTTTAGTTATGTCACATGTTTATAATGAACACGCTGTTTgaattaaactgtttattttacaCCGTATTTATTTTAGTTGAGCGCATTGATATTGTTATCGTTAAAAGCACTGTGAGTGTGTGAaatgtaagtaaacaaaaataatgtaggtaagtatatcgaGAATTTAGAGATATTTATTGCTAACATATTTCTTTTGTTACAGGTAATACTACTAATCTACGAATATGGGATTGCTGTAGAATCTAATTTAGTACAAA
This Choristoneura fumiferana chromosome 12, NRCan_CFum_1, whole genome shotgun sequence DNA region includes the following protein-coding sequences:
- the LOC141433085 gene encoding uncharacterized protein isoform X1, encoding MSSESVTTGSSRLRQFGLYRTIDSRTEEFLKLSRRRQIRQGCACAAVSTVITVTIVVIVLLIYEYGFRVEYEVPPKTKYKQNWIGMLNDSDASFDKTHRANFNIDRNALKLLPLILKAIKQNKYMDKVIDDSSQTPNNEKHTTEFPIQRNVFTDARNWIRMPPSRMYAIEYKTSPIVFFKSRNLETFAKARKMMESQRIMNYLDKMLSEKVNSGPLPNQVKNGESSSTIKTTTVSDESPAKTYLQYIDTDSFRERITPTWKGEPPATEGKELESCKCPSNLGEILKKLARNIEQLLPDSNERKLDISKPCSKSKTTTVTPNTVTTKKFSKITNKSGKTNEASLIEHRNQQKTLSVEPKLEMRPEEKLINAKNIIENIPNQQRRTPHKDLSDIVIASYKKKHSKCKGTDRDQTTTVKWNIEPTEFITFNSITTSKPMTSKSMTTKTMTTRPVTFKLVSSKPTTIKPTTSKPMAAVTSTKLWRITTEENFVIAHQYNENIFSGSKDYSKQSKFAHVATTFNPEVSIDKTVDEIKTKSKKMSLKQFLQNQKEGLSKNRHFKGTLSDVYKAEISDLPAMKTFNTKRNHNEEKKDFQPKVDSNTTNILINNEISNIHVDNNTKTRSVESLMAITDEDFENILPELIETDAILLNETALAESLRKLDISSQEVSQSILPQSRPSFLEIRRNEGRHDDADYDPDTLNNLNVYD